The following nucleotide sequence is from Streptomyces sp. HUAS CB01.
GCCGGTGCCCGCCGGCACCGCGCCGGCCTCGATCAGCCGCCCGGCCAGTTCACCGACGATCTCGGTCCGCTTGATCGAGTCGATGCTCAGATCCGCTTCCAGGTCGAGACCCGGCTCGACCATGTCGGCCGGATAGCCCGTGCGGTCACTGATGATGTCCACGATCATCCGCAGGACGTCGTCACCGGACGGCGGCGCGGCGGAAGCGGCGGCGTCCACGGGCGCGTCCGCCCGGCCCGTATCCGGCACCGGGCCGGCTCGGAGAGCAGAACCGGCCCGCACATGCGTGCCGCCCGACTCCGCGTCCCGCGCGTCCCGTTCCTCCGCCTGCCGTGCGGGCAGGAGCGGAGGACCCGCCGGGGCGGGCAGCGGGTCGCCGGGCGCCCGGCCGCCGAAGTACGTCAGCAGGACATCGCGCTGGGCCGCCACCATCTCCCGGCTCGTGCGCAGGAATTCGGCGATGAGTGCGTCCTGGCCGGTCGCGGCGCCCTCGGCCGCCCGGCCCCCGTGATGGCTCGTCACAGTCGTCTCCACGACACGTCGGGCCGGTGCCAGCGCACCGGGCAGGAGTTCGCCGGACGCGGTACGGACGAGATGCCCGTCGACGGTCCAGCCGGGCCGCCGGCCGCCCCCGGCCCGGCTCGGGTCCACCGCGTCACGTCCCCGGAACATCCAGTCGGTGGTGACCGGCAGCCCGGCCACCGCCAGCCGGGCCAGCGCGTCGAGCAGCTCGGGGAGTCCGCTCCCCGGCCGGGGAGCGCACGCGACGGTCCGGTGCGGCCGGTCGCCGAGGATGCCGGCCACCAGTCCGGTCAGCACCCGTCCCGGCCCGCACTCGACGAACACCCGGGCGCCCGCCGCGTACATCGCCTCGATCTGCTCGGCGAACCGCACCGGCGCACCGATCTGCGCGGCAAGCTCCGCACGGATCCCCTCGGGAGTGGAGCGGTACGGCTCGGCCGTACGGTTCGACCACACCGGGAACTCCGGTGGACGTACCGGGTGTTCGGCCAGCGCGCGCGCGAATCGCTCACCGGCTCCCGCGACCAGCGGGCTGTGGAACGCGCATGCCACCGGCAGCCGCTTCGCGCCGAGCCCGGCGTCTCGCAGCAGCCCCAGCGCGGTGTCCACCGCGGCGGTGGGGCCGGAGATCACCGTCTGCCGCGGTGCGTTGTGGTTGGCCACGACGAGTCCGCCGCGAAGGAGCCCGCGGGCCCGGGTGCCGCCGGCGTCGCGGTGGCCCCCGCCGGTGCCGTGGGCTGCGCCGTCCCCGCCGGGGTCGCGACGGCCTGCGCGGTTGCCCTCGCCGTCGCTGTGGCTGCGGCTTTCGCCGTCGCCGTCGCCGTCGCCGTCGGGTCCGGGGTCCTCCCCGCCGCTCCCCGGCACCCCCAGCACCCGTTCGACGTCCGCCGCGGACGCGGCCACCGCCGCCATGGCCCCGGGATCGTCCCCGGTCGCCGCCAGGATCGCCGCGGCCCGCTCGGAGCTCAGCGTCAGCAGGGTCTCCGGGTCGACGGCCCCGGCGGCGCCCAGCGCGACCAGTTCCCCGTAGCTGTGGCCCGCCGCCATGTCGGGCACGACCCCGGCCCGGGTCAGCAGCGCGTGGGCGGCGAGGTCCACCATGCCGAGGGCGGGCTGGGCGGCCCTCGTGTCGGTGAGCGCGGCGGTGCGGTGCCCGCGCACGGCCTCCGTGAACGCGGCCGGGGGATGCAACGCCGCTGCCGTAGCGCGGTCCAGTGCGAGGAGGTGCTGAAGGTCGGGGAAGGCGGAGAAGAGACCGGCGAACATGCCCGTGCGCTGACTCCCCTGCCCGGGGAAGAGGAAGGCGACCTTGCCTCCGGTACCTCCGCCCCGTGGCCCCTCCTCCCCGGTGCGGGTGCCGGTGCCGCCCGGAGTGCCCGCCGCCGGCACCCCCTCGTCCGCGAGATGGATGCCCGCAGCCGGATCGTGCTCACCGTCCAGGGCCCGCCGCAGCAGCCCGCACAGGCTCTCGGGATCCTTCGCCACGACGGCGATCCGCACCGGACCGCGGTCCCTCCCGGCACGCCGGGAGGCGGCGAGCGCCAGATCCCGCAGCCGCCACCCCTCGGCTCCGTCGGCGGCCGCCGACGCCGCCTCCAGCAGCTCCTCCGCGGCCCGGCGCGCGGCCGCCGGGTCCGCGCCACGGAACAGGAACAGCTCGGCAGGCCACACGTCACGCCCGTGTGAGGGCGGCACCTCACCGCTGTGGGCGGCCAGCACCACATGGAAGTTGGTGCCACCGAACCCGAAGGCGCTCAGGCCCGCCACGCGCCGTTCGGGCGGCGCCGCCCACGGCAGCGCCTCGCGGTGGAAGACGAACGGGCTGCGGTCCTCGTGCCAGGCGCCGTTGGGCTGCTCCAGATGCAGGGTGGGCGGTCGGACGCCGGTGTGCAGGGCCAGGACGGTCTTGATCAGCCCGGCCAGACCGGCGGCGCACTTGGTGTGCCCGATCTGCGACTTCACCGACCCCAGGACACAACTGCCCGGCCTCGCACCGGCGGCCTCGAACACGTCGGTGAGGACGTCCAGTTCGGTCCTGTCGCCGACGACGGTGCCCGTCCCGTGCGCCTCCACCAGCCCCACGTCCGCCGGCGACGTGCCCGCGTTGCGGTGCGCCCGCTCCAGTGCCCTGCGCTGGCCCTCCGGGCGCGGCGCGGTCAGCCCGAGGGACCGGCCGTCGCTGGAACTGCCGATGCCCTTGACGATCCCGTAGACACGGTCGCCGTCGCGCTCGGCGTCGGCCAGCCGCTTCAGGACGACGCACGCCACGCCCTCGCCGAGGGCGATCCCGTCGGCCGAACCGTCGAAGGCCCGGCAGCGGCCCGTGGGGGAGAGGGCGTGCACCGAGGAGAAGAGCACGTAGTCGTTGATGCCGTTGTGCAGGTCCGCGCCTCCGCACAGCATGATGTCGCTGGTGCCCGCGACCAGTTCCTTGCAGGCGACGTCCACCGCCGCGAGGGAGGAGGCGCAGGCCGCGTCGACGGTGAAGTTCGGACCGCCCAGGTCCAGCCGGCTCGCGATCCGGCCGGAGATCACGTTCGCCAGCATCCCGGGGAAGGAGTCCTCGGTGAGCGGCGGCAGCTGCTCCTCCAGGCCCTTCGGCACCTCGCCGAAGTACGAGGGGAGCACCGCCCGGAGTGTGGTCGCGTTCGACAGGTCGCTTCCCGGCTCGGCGCCGAACACCACACCCGTCCGCATCCGGTCGAAGGTCCGGCCGCCGTCGCCGAGGCCCGCGTCGTCCAGCGCCCGCCGTGCCGCTTCGAGGGCCAGGAGCTGCACGGGCTCGATGCTGCCCAGCGAGGCGGGAGGGATGCCGTACCGCAGGGCGTCGAAGGGGATCGGCGGCAGGAACCCGCCCCAGCGGGACGTGACCGTACCGCCCGCGTCGACGCCGTGCACCCCGGGATCCCAGCGGTCACGGGGGACTTCGCCGACGGAGTCCACCCCGTCGAGGACGTTGGCCCAGAAGGAGGCCAGATCGGGCGCGCCCGGGAACATGCAGGCCATCCCGACCACCGCCACGTCCAGGGGCCGCGGCGGCTCCGGTTCGGCCGCCGTCCCGCTGTCGCTGCGGAGCCCGGGGCGCGAAGCGAGGACGGCGGCCCGTTCGGTGAGGAAGCGCGACGCTCCCTGGGAAACGGCGGAGTGGAGCCGTGCGACGGTGGTGGTGGCGGATCGCAGCACCGCCACCTCACCGGCCATGAACATGCCCTCGTCCAGCTGGCGTTCCTCGTCCACGGGCCCGAGCGCTCCGCCGTCGGTGCGTTCCACGCCCTTGGCCGCGATCCGCAGCCGGCCGACGTTCAGTCGCTCCAGTCGCTCCCAGACCTCCCGGTCGGCCAGTCCCTCCTCGCGCAGTCCGGCGGCCAGCGTGCCGAAGGCGTCGCTGAACGGACTCGGCACACAGCGCGTGGCATGGCCCGGCGCCGTCTCCAGAAGTGCGGTGCGCTCCGCCGCGAGCACCCGTCGCTGGAACAGCGGCCGGACGGCGCCGTGTGCGACGGCTTCCTCGGTGAACAGGTACGCCGTGCCCATCAGGGTGCCCACCGCGCAGCCGCGCGCCGTCAGCGGCGCGGCGAGCGCGGCCGCCATCGCGGCGGAGCGCTCGTCGTGGATGCCGCCGGCGAGGAACACCTCGATCCGCTCGGCGGCGGCCCGGGCCGCCGCCTCGTCCGACCGGCGGGCGAGCCCGTCGAGGAAGTCCTCCAGTACCGCCAGCTGGGCCTCCCACAGCGGAAAGCTGTTCCGGGGGCCGACGTGGCCGCCGCATTCGGCGCCCTCGAAGACGAACCGGCGGGCCCCGGCGTCCAGGAACTGCAGCAGCAGGCCGGGCGAGGGGACGTGGAGGAACGCCTTGATCCCGGCGTCCTCCAGCACCCGCGCCTGGGAGGGGCGGCCGCCCGCGACGATCGCGTGGGTGGGGCCGGCCGCCCGGACCGCGGCCAGCTGGGCGGTCCTCGTCTCCTCGGGGGCGAAGCCCAGGATCCCGACGCCCCACGGCCGGCCGTCCAGGACCTGCCGTGCCTCCTCCAGCATCGTCCGTGACCGCTCCGCGCCGGCGAGGGCGAGGGCGATGAAGGGGAGGGCCCCGTCGTCGGCGACGGCGGCGGCGAACGCTGCCCCGTCGCTCACCCGGGTCATCGGGCCCTGGGCGACCGGCAGCCGGGTTCCCAGGGCGCGGCTCATCGCCGAGTCCGGCCGCAGCGCGCGTACGGCGGTGCCGTCGGGTTCGGCGTCCCGCACGGCGGCGCGTACGGCACCGGTCACCGCGCGGACGGCACGGCCGGTGTCGCCCCAGCGGTCGGCGAAGCGGCCGGCCAGAAAGGCGTCCTGACCCACGGCCAGCGGTGGTGGGCCGGAGGCGTCCCCGGTGGCCTCCCCGGCGGCCGGGGAGCGTCCCGCCGGGCCGCGCCGGCGCAGCGTGCGGTGACCGCCGGACACCACGGTCTCCGAGCCGTCGGCCGTCCGCAGCAACGCCGCGATCGCCTCGGGCAGTTGTGACTCGGCCAGGAGCGCGAGCTGGGTGTCCAGCACGACGCCGGCGGCCCCGCCGACCACGGCGGCGGCCGCGGTGCGCGGCGCGATCCCTCCGCACGCCCACACCGGAACGCCCAACCCCTCCGCGTCGAGGAGTTGTTGGAGCAGGACGAAGGTGCTGAACTCCCCGACCGGGCCGCCGCATTCACTGCCCCGGGCGATCAGACCGCCGGCGCCCGAGGCCACGGCCCGCCGGGCCTCCTCCAGACCCGTGACCTCCACGAGCACACGGAGCCGGGCCTGCGGCGGTATCGCGGCCGTGTCCCACGCGGAGTCCGGCGCGAGCACCACCGTGTCCGGCCCGGCGGCAGGTACGTGTTCGGCAAGTAAGGATTCGGGGCCTTGTGCGCAGCGCGGGCCGATCCGTACGCCGTAGCGCCCGGGCGCCCACCGGCGCAGAGCCGCCAGGGCCTCTCTCGCACTCCGGTCCCCCGAACCCAGGTCGAGCACTCCGAGCCCGCCGGCGCGGCTCACGGCGGCGGCGAGACGGGCGTCCGGTTCACCGAAGGGGGTGATTCCGATGACCAGGTCCACATGGTGCTCTACCGAATTCATCATTCTCCGAAAAGGCTTTGGTGTTGCCCGGAGGTTAATTTCGGTCGATCGGTGGCGCAGGACGTGCAGGATGTCGCAATGCCCGCGGAAATCAATTCGCGTCATGCGCGCAGCGGCTTGAAGATAGCGGCAAGTTACTCAAGGGTCAACCATCGGTCAATGGCGTCGATTGGCCTGCCGCGACGGCTGCGAGGAAGGGGTGGAAAATGCGGGCATGGCGAAATGGGGCGGCAAGCCGGAAGGCCGGCAACCCAAGGACGCCACGGAATTTCGAGAGGAGGGAGGAGTGGAAGGCGCGGGGGAAGAGGTGGGGGATTCCGGCGGCGCGGCCCGCCATCCTGACGCGTCGGTCATGCGGTGTCAACATGATCGTCGGGATTTTCTGACGGTTCAAAAGTCAACATTGGCTGATTGTGGGTGCCTGTCGTCCGGAGCATTCCCGTACGGGGGTGAGCGCTTTCCGTGAGTTCACCTGGCAGAGCGTCGGCGGGCACGCGAACGGACGGCCCGCGGGCGGCAATTCCGGAATGAATGCGTCCGGCCGGATCGCGCCGACGCGGCCCCGCACGCGGAACAGGGCGGGCCGCCGGCCGAAGGACCGGGACGGACCGCCCTGCGCGCGTGCCGGGCGCCGGGGGAGGACACCGCCTGGCGCGTGCCGGGCCCCCCGAAGGGGACACCGCCTGCGTGTGCCGGGGTACCTCGGAGGGTGACGGGCAGGCGCCGCCTGCCGCCCACTCCGCCGGCCGGGGCTCACACCGACAGCCACACCGCCGTGTCGCCGGGCAGCGCGCTTCCGTCGAGCGGACCACTGGCGAGCAACACCTCCGAGTGCGGAGGCAGTTCGACCGGCTCGTCCGTCAGATTCACCACGCACCGGAAACCGGGGGAGCGGCCGAAGGACAGCACATCGTCCTCCGCTGCGCTGTCCCACGTCATCGTGCCGTCGCCGAGGGCGGGGTGGTCGCGCCGCAGCCGGAGCGCCGCTCGGTACAACTCCAGCATCGAGTCCGGATCGCCCTCCTGGGCCTCGGCGGTGAGCGTCCTCCACGCCTCGGGCTGCGGGAGCCAGGGCGCGGCGGCCGCGCCCTCGGGGCTGTAACCGAAGGGCGGGTGCGCACCGCTCCAGGGCAGCGGCACCCGGCAGCCGTCACGGCCGCGGTCGGTGTGGCCCGAGCGGCGCCACGTGGGGTCCTGCAGCACCGCCTCCGGCAGGTCCTCGACCTCCCACAGGCCGAGTTCCTCGCCCTGGTAGAGGTAGGCGCCGCCGGGCAGCGCGAGGGTGAGCAGCGCGGCTGCCCTGGCCCTGCGGGTTCCGAGCGCGAGGTCCGCCGGCCGGCCGGCGAGCTGTGCGAGGGAGCGCAGGGGACCGTCCGGCTGCGGCCTCGCGTAGCGCGAGACGTGCCGGGCGACGTCGTGGTTCGACAGCACCCACGTCGCCGGGGCGCCGACCGCCCCGAGCGCGGCCAGCGATGCGTCGATCACGCCGCGGAGCCGCGGAGCACGCCAAGGGGCCATCAGGTAGTCGAAGTTGAAGGCCGTGTGCAACTCGTCCGGCCGTACGTAGCGGGCGAGCCGTTCCGGAGCCCCGGCCCACGCCTCGGCGACGAACGCCCGCCCTTCGTACGAGTCGGCGACCGCCCGCCAGCCCCGGAAGATGTCGTGCACCTCGTCGCGGTCCCAGTGCGGATGGTTCTCGCCGCTCGTCCCCTCCATCAGCTTGCCGTCGAGGGACCCCAGGTCGGGCAGCCCCGGCGCCTTGACCAGGCCGTGCGCCACGTCGATGCGCACCCCGTCGATGCCGCGGTCGAACCAGAAGCGGAGGATCGACTCGAACTCGGCACGGACCTCGGGGTGGTCCCAGTCGAGGTCCGGCTGCTCGGGGTCGAACAGATGCAGGTACCAGGGGCCCGGCGTGCCGTCGGGCTCGGTGATCCGGGTCCAGGCGGGGCCGCCGAAGACACTGCGCCAGTCGTTGGGCGGGAGCTCGCCGTCGTCCCCGCGGCCCGGGCGGAAGATGTACCGCTCGCGTGCCGGGGAGGACGGCCCGCCGGCCCGTGCCTCACGGAACCACACATGGTCGGACGAGGTGTGGTTGGGCACGATGTCGATGAGGATGCGGATCCCCAGCCGGTGTGCGTCGTCCACGAGGGCCCGGGCGTCGTCCAGCGTGCCGAACGCGGGGTCGATGTCACGGTAGTCGGCGACGTCGTAGCCGCCGTCGGCCATCGGCGACGGGTACCAGGGGTTCAGCCACAGCGCGTCCACGCCGAGCCCGGCGAGGTACGGCAGCCGCCGGCGCAGACCGGCGATGTCGCCGATGCCGTCGCCGTCGGCGTCGCAGAAACTGCGCAGGTACACCTGGTAGATGACGGCGTCGCGCCACCAGGCCGTACGGGTCGGTGCGGAGGGCATGCGGGTCTCCCGGGAAGGTCGGAGGGTGCGGTGCGGAGGTACGTGCGATCGACGGTGGGTCATTTCACGGCGCCCGCGGTCAGGCCGGCGATGATCCTGCGCTGGAAGACCAGCACCAGGACCAGCAGCGGTACGGTGACCACCACCCCGGCCGCCATCTTGGTGCCGTAGGGGATGTCGAAGCCGGTCGCGCCGCCGAAGCGGGCGATGGCGACGTTCGCCGTCTGCATGGACGTCTCGTTCACCATCGACACCGCGATGATGAACTCGTTCCAGGCCGCGATGAACGTCAGGATGGCCGTCGTGAACAGCCCGGGTGCCGTCAGGGGCAGGATGACCTTGCGGAACGCCTGGCCGGGCGTGCAGCCGTCGACCATCGCGGCGTGTTCCAGCTCGCGCGGCAGTTGTGTGAAGAACGCGTTGAGGTTCCACACCGCCAGCGGCAGGGCGAACGACATGGAGGGCACGATCATCGCCTGGTAGGTGTTGACCCAGTGCAGGGTGCCGGCGAACAGCTTCAGCAGGGGCACGACCAGCGCGATGCCGGGGAACATCGACGTGGCGATGACCACGGCGAGCACGGCGTTCTTGAACCGGAAGTCGAGCCGGGCCAGCGCGTACGCCGTGAAGACCGCGATCACGAGGGTGACCACCGTGGTGACACCGGCGACCACCAGACTGTTGAACAGGGCGCGCCCGAAGCCCGTCCCCGGCTCCAGCACGGCCCGGTAGTTCTCCAGCGACCACGGCGACGGCAGCGGCGACTTCTCGAAGAGGTCCGAGCTGCGGCGGAAGCTGGACACCAGCATCCAGTAGAACGGTGCCAGGCAGTACGCGACGAGCAGGGCGGTGCCGAGCACGCCCAGGACGGCCCGCGCTCCGGGTGTGCCGGACCGCTTCGGGCGCACGAGCGCGACAGGGGGAGCGGTGCTCATGCCATCGCCCCCTCGGCCGTCGTCGCACGCCGCGAGGGCACCTTCCCACCGGACCTGTCCGTGGAGAGCAGATCGGCGCCCAGCAACCGGACGAAGACGAACGCCACCACCGCGACGTACAGGAAGAGGATCACCGCATAGGCGGCCCCCGGCCCGTAGCGCGTGTTGGCCGCCTCGTCGAACGCCAGCATGGACAGCGTCTCCACCGACTGCTTGTGCGGCCCGACGAGGACGAACGGCAGGTCGAACATGCGCAGCGCGTCCAGAAGCCGGAACAGTACGGCGACCACCAGCAC
It contains:
- a CDS encoding type I polyketide synthase → MNSVEHHVDLVIGITPFGEPDARLAAAVSRAGGLGVLDLGSGDRSAREALAALRRWAPGRYGVRIGPRCAQGPESLLAEHVPAAGPDTVVLAPDSAWDTAAIPPQARLRVLVEVTGLEEARRAVASGAGGLIARGSECGGPVGEFSTFVLLQQLLDAEGLGVPVWACGGIAPRTAAAAVVGGAAGVVLDTQLALLAESQLPEAIAALLRTADGSETVVSGGHRTLRRRGPAGRSPAAGEATGDASGPPPLAVGQDAFLAGRFADRWGDTGRAVRAVTGAVRAAVRDAEPDGTAVRALRPDSAMSRALGTRLPVAQGPMTRVSDGAAFAAAVADDGALPFIALALAGAERSRTMLEEARQVLDGRPWGVGILGFAPEETRTAQLAAVRAAGPTHAIVAGGRPSQARVLEDAGIKAFLHVPSPGLLLQFLDAGARRFVFEGAECGGHVGPRNSFPLWEAQLAVLEDFLDGLARRSDEAAARAAAERIEVFLAGGIHDERSAAMAAALAAPLTARGCAVGTLMGTAYLFTEEAVAHGAVRPLFQRRVLAAERTALLETAPGHATRCVPSPFSDAFGTLAAGLREEGLADREVWERLERLNVGRLRIAAKGVERTDGGALGPVDEERQLDEGMFMAGEVAVLRSATTTVARLHSAVSQGASRFLTERAAVLASRPGLRSDSGTAAEPEPPRPLDVAVVGMACMFPGAPDLASFWANVLDGVDSVGEVPRDRWDPGVHGVDAGGTVTSRWGGFLPPIPFDALRYGIPPASLGSIEPVQLLALEAARRALDDAGLGDGGRTFDRMRTGVVFGAEPGSDLSNATTLRAVLPSYFGEVPKGLEEQLPPLTEDSFPGMLANVISGRIASRLDLGGPNFTVDAACASSLAAVDVACKELVAGTSDIMLCGGADLHNGINDYVLFSSVHALSPTGRCRAFDGSADGIALGEGVACVVLKRLADAERDGDRVYGIVKGIGSSSDGRSLGLTAPRPEGQRRALERAHRNAGTSPADVGLVEAHGTGTVVGDRTELDVLTDVFEAAGARPGSCVLGSVKSQIGHTKCAAGLAGLIKTVLALHTGVRPPTLHLEQPNGAWHEDRSPFVFHREALPWAAPPERRVAGLSAFGFGGTNFHVVLAAHSGEVPPSHGRDVWPAELFLFRGADPAAARRAAEELLEAASAAADGAEGWRLRDLALAASRRAGRDRGPVRIAVVAKDPESLCGLLRRALDGEHDPAAGIHLADEGVPAAGTPGGTGTRTGEEGPRGGGTGGKVAFLFPGQGSQRTGMFAGLFSAFPDLQHLLALDRATAAALHPPAAFTEAVRGHRTAALTDTRAAQPALGMVDLAAHALLTRAGVVPDMAAGHSYGELVALGAAGAVDPETLLTLSSERAAAILAATGDDPGAMAAVAASAADVERVLGVPGSGGEDPGPDGDGDGDGESRSHSDGEGNRAGRRDPGGDGAAHGTGGGHRDAGGTRARGLLRGGLVVANHNAPRQTVISGPTAAVDTALGLLRDAGLGAKRLPVACAFHSPLVAGAGERFARALAEHPVRPPEFPVWSNRTAEPYRSTPEGIRAELAAQIGAPVRFAEQIEAMYAAGARVFVECGPGRVLTGLVAGILGDRPHRTVACAPRPGSGLPELLDALARLAVAGLPVTTDWMFRGRDAVDPSRAGGGRRPGWTVDGHLVRTASGELLPGALAPARRVVETTVTSHHGGRAAEGAATGQDALIAEFLRTSREMVAAQRDVLLTYFGGRAPGDPLPAPAGPPLLPARQAEERDARDAESGGTHVRAGSALRAGPVPDTGRADAPVDAAASAAPPSGDDVLRMIVDIISDRTGYPADMVEPGLDLEADLSIDSIKRTEIVGELAGRLIEAGAVPAGTGSLDDAAMEQLSRARTAEALAAGICALLPGAGRDQDGAPAEAPAPGPGHLPAAAPAPVPDADGSGSHPHPDASAIGAGAGAVQQSHSARSSHSADDGVVSASGAAPALRVVAPKRLVLRKAPLADASDATGAAGPAALQGRRFALLGDGDGELAGVAVALAAALERQGAVPVLLDAGEPLPSQNGHGPLEGVVLLDPLAASGPPVLPGVFPAVRAVLEARPARLVAVRLVEEGRVAERSAGLRGLFRTIALECPDTAPTVVDLDPGDGAGRLRSPDGVAAAVVEELSGAGGAPVVVRDADGRHGWEPVEAPFGLTAVTGAGPAGDGAAEAAALGLDRDSVVLLTGGARGITAAFAVALARASRCRLELLGRTPAPTGPEDPVTAAAGDRAALRRVLAARGGYGSPAEIDRAAELLLAQREIAATLAALEAAGSRVRYRSVDCRDSAAVLQAVKEIHADHGRIDGVVHAAGVIDDRLIAEKSVESFERVYGTKVAGAAALLSALDQIPDGGPSFVVLFGSVSAVYGNRGQSDYAAANDALENLGEQWRARTGRRVLTVHWGPWAPDGLHSGMVGPELAREYARRGIALIDPEEGPLALLRELAWGDPAAGAVVHTASEW
- a CDS encoding glycoside hydrolase family 13 protein, with protein sequence MPSAPTRTAWWRDAVIYQVYLRSFCDADGDGIGDIAGLRRRLPYLAGLGVDALWLNPWYPSPMADGGYDVADYRDIDPAFGTLDDARALVDDAHRLGIRILIDIVPNHTSSDHVWFREARAGGPSSPARERYIFRPGRGDDGELPPNDWRSVFGGPAWTRITEPDGTPGPWYLHLFDPEQPDLDWDHPEVRAEFESILRFWFDRGIDGVRIDVAHGLVKAPGLPDLGSLDGKLMEGTSGENHPHWDRDEVHDIFRGWRAVADSYEGRAFVAEAWAGAPERLARYVRPDELHTAFNFDYLMAPWRAPRLRGVIDASLAALGAVGAPATWVLSNHDVARHVSRYARPQPDGPLRSLAQLAGRPADLALGTRRARAAALLTLALPGGAYLYQGEELGLWEVEDLPEAVLQDPTWRRSGHTDRGRDGCRVPLPWSGAHPPFGYSPEGAAAAPWLPQPEAWRTLTAEAQEGDPDSMLELYRAALRLRRDHPALGDGTMTWDSAAEDDVLSFGRSPGFRCVVNLTDEPVELPPHSEVLLASGPLDGSALPGDTAVWLSV
- a CDS encoding carbohydrate ABC transporter permease; this translates as MSTAPPVALVRPKRSGTPGARAVLGVLGTALLVAYCLAPFYWMLVSSFRRSSDLFEKSPLPSPWSLENYRAVLEPGTGFGRALFNSLVVAGVTTVVTLVIAVFTAYALARLDFRFKNAVLAVVIATSMFPGIALVVPLLKLFAGTLHWVNTYQAMIVPSMSFALPLAVWNLNAFFTQLPRELEHAAMVDGCTPGQAFRKVILPLTAPGLFTTAILTFIAAWNEFIIAVSMVNETSMQTANVAIARFGGATGFDIPYGTKMAAGVVVTVPLLVLVLVFQRRIIAGLTAGAVK